The Candidatus Zymogenus saltonus DNA segment GAAACTTGAACGCATTAGATCGGCGTCTCCCATAAATTCAGCTTTCCAGAAATTAGCATTTTTAAAATCGAAACCTCCGATTTCTACTCTCAAATTTTCAAAGTCCAGACTCTTTGGAAATATAAAACCTATGAATTCATGATCACCCGATTCACATTTTTTTTTAAATTCTTTATAAAATTTGTTTACTTTTTTATTATCTTGCCTGCTGTGGAATATGCAATATTTTTTCCCGTTATCATCAGGTTTTTTTATTGAATTATGGGGACATTTATACTTTACAAATCCCTTTTCTTTTGAATGCCAATACTCCTTTTTATACTCGCACTTCGCCATTTCTAAAACCGCCCTAAATTATTATTTAGATATATACGAAGTATATCCAATGCGGATGGAGGAATCAACAACTTTTTTAGTTGGGATAAAAGGATTTTGCCCCGCCCGTTCGCAATGGACGGCCCCGGGCAAGACCGCCTACAGCTTTTTAAGCCTCTTTTTGATCAGCTTCACGATCTTGTCGTAGGAGGGGGGCGGGCCGGTGTTGACCGACTTCCCGTCTATGAAGAGGCCGTCGGCGATCCCCCACTCGTTAAGTACATCCCGGTTGGAGGTGTCGAACTCCTTGAAGACGACCCTGTCGCCTAACTCCTCTGCGGCCCGCTTAGCCCGCTCGTAGGTCGTGTTCTGGCCAGTGCACCAGCCGTTCACGAACGACGTCACCGTGACGACGCCGGGCGCCGTCGGCGGCTTCTTTTTCCTCTTTATCCATCTTGGGGGAGAGGCGTCCCTTTCAAACGATTTCCACAGGAGGACGGCCATCCCGTCCCTGTCGGCCTTTGAATATCCATGCTTCTTGAACCAGGAGGCCTTCATCCAGACCGGAATCGCCAGGCCCCACGCCGCCATCCCCTTGGCGCCGAGTTCTTTTGCGTCCGCCTCCGCCGCCTCGATCAGCGCCCTCCCCATACCCTTCCCCTGGATGTTTCCCGGTCCCTGCTTGTGGCCGTGCACCCATATGCAGTTTATGAAGTAGAGGCCGCTCCCCTCGATGAAGGATTCCTCTATCGGCAGGTACTGTATCATCCCGCCGACATTGCCGCCGTCGTCCACCGCCAGCTTCACGCGGAGGCCGCGCCCCCGCGTCTTGTCGAACCACTCCTCCTTTTTAGGAACGCCCTCGATTATCTCGTCCGACCATTCCTCGAGGCAGCAGAGGTACAACCGCTTGTGCTCATCGTTAAGGTCGATAACCTTCATCTCCGAGTCCTCCCGCTATTGAGTATCTATCCTTATACTTCCGTTAAGTTCAAATTGTCAAGGGGATTATTGTTTTGTCATAGGAGGGTTTTCTTGAAGGAGGTCAGGAATGGATTTCAATATGGACCAAAAAAAGGGCCGGCAACATTATTTTATTTTGCCGGCCCGGCTTGGGCTTTGGTAGTCCCAACGGGGATCGAACCCGTGTCTCCGGCGTGAGAGGCCGGTATCCTAACCGCTAGACGATGGGACCGCGCTTTTTGGCGAGCTTTTTGGATATGTAATCAATTAATCTACTACAGATTCTATGTTCTTGTCAACGAAAAATATTAAGAAGGGTTGGATTTATTTCATGGCCCGCGGGAACCTTGAGTGTAAAAGTCAGAGATACTCGTGTGATGAAATCTCGAAAGAAAGGGGTACGAAGGCGCGGCCGTTAATCCTCTCCTAAAGCCGGATCGTCCTCGTATTTATAGGCCCGCTTCCACCTCCTGTGGACCCACCACCACTCTTTCGGGTTCGCAAGGATTATCTCCTCCAGCTCCTCGTTTATCCTCTTCAGAATGTTGTAGACGTCTTTCTCTTCATCAGATGTCAAATTGATCTTGAGCGGCTTTTTGACGACTATCGTGTGATCCATCCAGCCGTTTCGCCTCATATACATGGGAAGTACTGCGGCGCCTGTTTCGGCGATAAGCTCGGCGGGCCCGGGGGGCATCGTGGCCTTTACGCCGAAGAACTCGACGCCGACGGCCCTCCCCCGTGTGTCCTGATCGAGGGCCACCCAGAGTATCTCCCCCTTTTCGAGCGTCGATTTGGATCTTGCCGCCGCCTCGTTTCTCGGCTTTACCGGAATAACCTTCAGCTTGATCTTTTCCTGGAGCCTCCGAACGTAGTTTTTGACCCTCTCGTCCTTCGGCTCCTTGTACAGGAAGGATATCGGATAACCCCTCAGGGAGAGGGAGCAGAGGAGGAGCATGAAATTGCCCACGTGGCTCCCTACGGCAAGGACGCCCCTCCCGCCTTCGAGGGCCTCCTTGAGATATTCTTCCCCCTCGATCGGTATCTCCTCGGCCACTTCAAAAGGGGGTCTCAGGTAATATCCGAACTCCAAAAACATCCTGACAATGTGTTTGATGCTCGACCTCGCTATCGCCTTGAGCTCCTTTCGGGTGAGTTTATCCCCGTAGACGAGCCTCAGGTTTCTCATCGCTTGAAATCTCAGGGAAAGGCCGAGCATCCAGATGATAAGGCCCGTGGCCTCGGTCAAAAAGATGACCAAAAAAGCCGGCATCTTGAAGAAGAGGTAAAAGACGCAGATTGAGATATAAGATAAAATATACTTAAATGGATTGAAGGCTTTCTTTTTTCTTTCTTCGTTCTGCATGGCTTTTGGGCTCAATATCTACTGGTTATTGTAGTCTACTATTTATCGTAAGCTATTAGCTATCGTAAGCGAAAAAACAGCTCAACTTTGAACGGGACAGGGGCTGTTACTGGTATTTATACGAATTCTTCCACCTGTTGTGAATCCACCACCACTCCGTCGGATTATCGAGGATCATCTCTTCGATTATTTGATTCACTACCTTTAGACCGGAGTAGGTGTCCTCATCCATATTTCCGGTGGTCTCAAGGGTGAACGGCTTTTTTATGGTTATTTTGTGTTTGAGCCAGCCGAGACGCTTTATGGTCATGGGAAGAATCATAGCATTGCTCCAGAGGGCCAAAACCGCCGGCCCCTTGGCGGTCGAGGCCTTTACGCCGAAGAACTCCACGCCGATACTACCCTCCCTCACGTTCTGGTCGGCGGCAATCCACAATATTTCCTTCTTTTTTAAGACCCTGAGGCTAAACTTTGTGGCCCTGCTTCTCGGTTTTACCGGAATCGGGTTCAGGTTTAGATTCCTCATAAGCTTCCAGAAATGGCCGGCAAAGCCCTTGTCCATCGGCTCCTTGTAGACGAACGATATTGGATATCCCTTGATTGTAAGGGCTGTAAGCATCAGAAGAAAATTCCCGGTGTGGCTTCCGAGGGCCACCACCCCCTTGCCGTTCTCCAGGGCCTTTTCTATGTACTCTTCCCCCTCGATATCGATGTCTTCTACAATTTTCAGATAATTTTTCATGATAGGCGGGCATTCAAGGAAGGTCCTGATGAGATTTTTCATGCTCTCCTTTGCGATCGCCTTTATCTCCTTTTCGGTCAGGGAGCTTCCGTAGACGAGCTTCAGGTTATTGAGGGCAACCCTTCTTAAACTGGTCCCGAACAGCCAGATAAGAAGGCCGAAGAGATCCGCCCCTTTCCTTATTACCGGCTCCGGGAGTCCAATCATGATCCAAAACAGGGGCTTTGCGGGCCAGGAGTAGATTCTTCTGGTGAAGGCCTTGATTTTCCTCTTCAGGTGGTATGTCCTTTTAGACCTCTTCTTTCTTGACATCTCTCTTCACTTGACTCCGTTTTTCTATTCAGAAACCGAAAATGGAAACAGGGGCGTAAAAAAATGCAAATTCTCAATTGCCTCAATAGAGTCAATTTATGATTTATATATCTGCAGTTTACAGATTTTCGGATAATTTTTAAAGGGGAAAGTGGTGATTTGATAAAAAAATAATGGGATAGGTCTATAATATCCTGTATCTAAAATATTTTATAAGATCAGGGCAATCCGCGTATTCAATATAGGCCCACCCCTGCCGGAATGGCATCTAATGAAAATCCTAAAAGACCGCCGACTTTTTTTTAGTTCATTTCATTTCAGGTCTTTATTTAATCGAGAGTCTCTCCCGGCATAAGACCACAATCCCGTTGTTATAGTATTATAGGCTAAAACATTTTTTGCAAACGGGTACGTTCGACCTGTTTATATTGTACCTATTTCCCCATCGTCCGGGTCTGCGGCAAAACAATTTTTTAGTTACTACGACATCTCCTTCGTTTCCTCGTCGCTGTATCTGTATGCCCGCTTCCACCTCCTGTGCACCCACCACCACTCTTCGGGATTTTCGGTTATCTCCTCTTCGAGCACCCCGTTCATCCGCTTCAAGTTTTTGTAGATATCCATATCCTTGTCGCCGGAATTTACGAGCTTTACCGGCTCCTTGACGATCAGGGTATGTTTCAGCCAACCCTCCCTTTTCGCGTAGATCGGGAGTACCGTTGACTCCGTCCTCTGGGCCAGGATAGCCGGCCCCCTGGATGTGCCGACCTTTACGCCGAAGAACTCGACCCCGATGTCTCCGAACTTCGTGTCCTGATCGAGGGCGAGCCACAACATCTCTCTGTCTCTCAATGCCCTGAGGGACCGCTTTGTGGCCTCGCTTCTCGGCTTGACGGGTATGGGTTTGAGCCCGAGGTTTTTGTTCAGCTCCCTGACGAAATCCCTGAAATTCTCGTCTTTGGACTCTTTTAAAATATAGTGAAGGGGATATCCCTTCTGAGCGAGGGACAAAATCAATAGGAGGAAGTTGCCCACGTGACTTCCGAGGATCAGGATGCCCTTATCTCCTTTCAGCGCCTCTTTGAGATGATGCTCTCCCTCGATCGGCGTATCT contains these protein-coding regions:
- a CDS encoding GNAT family N-acetyltransferase; amino-acid sequence: MKVIDLNDEHKRLYLCCLEEWSDEIIEGVPKKEEWFDKTRGRGLRVKLAVDDGGNVGGMIQYLPIEESFIEGSGLYFINCIWVHGHKQGPGNIQGKGMGRALIEAAEADAKELGAKGMAAWGLAIPVWMKASWFKKHGYSKADRDGMAVLLWKSFERDASPPRWIKRKKKPPTAPGVVTVTSFVNGWCTGQNTTYERAKRAAEELGDRVVFKEFDTSNRDVLNEWGIADGLFIDGKSVNTGPPPSYDKIVKLIKKRLKKL
- a CDS encoding lysophospholipid acyltransferase family protein gives rise to the protein MTRKRKPRRIVKSYFNKIAALPVRPIFALLLKVPESWIRVLSEIIAWGFANFAFPLKRMAIKNLRIAYKNTLSDDKIKIIAKESMKNIVRMMSELTIIIRPSYTTKDTPIEGEHHLKEALKGDKGILILGSHVGNFLLLILSLAQKGYPLHYILKESKDENFRDFVRELNKNLGLKPIPVKPRSEATKRSLRALRDREMLWLALDQDTKFGDIGVEFFGVKVGTSRGPAILAQRTESTVLPIYAKREGWLKHTLIVKEPVKLVNSGDKDMDIYKNLKRMNGVLEEEITENPEEWWWVHRRWKRAYRYSDEETKEMS